The nucleotide sequence ctataagctcccctagcttcatctcactggctcttgggaatgcctaacattctttttttttactcggggctagagtcatactaaggtaaatatttgtcccttatAGGATctcactgcctatcttctgaaatttttgaatattccagtattcgtatctgattgtactactctagagttcaccatctgggtgtcttagaaggagatctattaccacatttgcaccatctttcggaaacgttagttaatgataacaacctatccacaatttttgggttactctaactccaactggatcctgatatctcatctttctcttaaataatatctgttagctcccatagaacataactgagatgggtgtggccaattgtacttacctctgtcattgatgaaggtaccaaaatacttatatttctctgcctgatttgaaaatattgataatcttcattatctgggtgcctcgtacccctattcaccttacttcttttacttgttaaaatttgtatctagcttctgaattcctcatagatttttaccatattcgtgaatagatatccgtgccttaaggctccttattaagaagcatacacatcttagtacacacatgatctgttgaacaccttatatttactcatcataagcatgatgtgaaatcgagttcctctgactcaactcttccacatccacatgcatctcttaccaactgtctttgtggatgtaggtatcattgtattacgactaaagtcgaatttaggagtttgaattcttacaactgagctctactgcacgatctagagtaagaagaaagagtgacagacctaaatgccctgtagcctcctgcttataagtgtggtgcacaacacacccataaacaagactctactagacacggcttgtagactccctaggacagaactgctctgataccacttctgtcacgacccaaaccgaaaggccgcaacgggcacccgatgccttactcaaccgagtaccaatgtaacatatctttcttatcatgttatcatgagtaaatgagccaaaaaacccgtcatgagataacaagaataaaacataagggaatactcaacatatgaagacccaacatgatatacaaactaatatatgtgacatacgggcctataaggccgacatgaccattagtaaattcgaaacataggccgacaaggccatacaattatccatacacctgacatctgtctacaagcctctaagagtacatcaaatcataaaggtcaggacagggtcccgccataccaatcaatacgtatccaaagcatactgaccaaataggcaactctggagcaagtggagtgcatcaacaccttcgctgagctgatagcctactaggaggactgtcaacctatcaatcgggacctacgggcatgcaatgcagcgtccccaggcaaaagggacgtcagtacgaacaaagtaccgagtatgttaggcaggaaagcatacataagaacagtaatgtaaagagagagatagatgatatacaacctgtaacatctgagtgcctctaggggctatgatatgaaatgcataatacatatatatacataaactttttaaaacattcgcctttgtgggtatcatcatcatcatcatcatatcgtgcccggcctcaaagaggactcggtaaaagcatACCCGActatcataaggttcggtagaatcgtacccggccacgtggagctcggtaaacccaactgatcagtggttgcacaataggtgttgtacccggccgactatagagcggctcggtagagtaaaatagatactatatataatgcatgctagactcatggaatcaccttctaaaccttttggagtgacttaagagcactatggacatccataccctcaatatgaaccttagtaggattcaaggatcatacacacttgcttagaataattttataaggaaagaacaacatggacaaccttagttgctaggagtagatccgttgtgaagtagcgtattcatttcactttagatcatgccaaaagaaagaagaaagtgccttaacataccttaaacccgttgagtccttaatcacttccaagcaactcttcaaacaagtcaactaaatctatcatagtataaggagattcaaaatcagtgctgagcaaaggctaagtctatgacttaagctagtagctcgtttacgtaaattttggcagcatctcccttgtaacaagggcctcctacaataccatatacaaataacaatgaccagagcaatccatcaatacataattatcaatatcaagacaccatataacaaaaacaagtcacaactacattacgacgagcggcaagctccgattggaatccgtataccccttatcaatccttatagacttcttacttcaacataaaagtatcattaacatgacaatgaagtcattaatcaatgattccatccttaaaccatatatttataacaacgaaaataatccacaacttcaactatcctcaattagcaactttattcactagttcatgtctagcccatccatttaacttaatcaacatcaagataaccttaggcacaagcaagatcacaatatacataccttatacagtaacttcaagtcaaaatctaagttatattcagtttacaacaacccttaatagcaatacaacaccatagaagtgacttaagctaatccaagtattatcttgtagtttatcatcctaacaacttaacccacatacaagcaagattaagcacaattagtaggctgttatactcaccttagacaacagcaacaacttggaatttcatccaaatacagcccacaacaatcctcaatgacaacacaacctcaaagaggtgttgttcttcactagaactaagttttgatgttgaaatatggtgtaatcactttggaatcacttcaaacccttgtggtatatgtttagtagggttaggagaagtttggagacgaattgtagttgaaaaatgagcaaaaataggcgtccaaatcgtttataaattgaagtaggtcaaccaccgcctaagtgggtcccattgggagctgcttgcgcggtctcgcgaaaacgcaaatatctctctactccgatgtcatattgatgaacggtttaatgagttagaaactagactcgtagaccgtcaatttggtaggtagaacaccccatgattccaagtatatttggagaaattctcagatacatttgacctaaatttcagcaaatttatgaatgtaacttgtgatgacctttgccaactcttgttccacaacttgcttgccttcataatgtagaaaatgaatatcatacgaataaaataactcatagaataaccttcttatcatgttaataaccctagtctcaccccaaagtatatGTTATAGCATTTGAAACTtatcgacttttgacgaaacttattttcttcaattggtttagcttctaagatttccaaccctcttggtactcgttattcatgatcttaaatatttgtaacctccaaggtaacatgattaacttactttatttgcttccaaatataatctcatttccgagcttacatcaatgacttacgacgtactctcacgtgtgaaaacttggggtgtaacagaggcagtcaagaactggcctagaccagcgtcagctacagagattcggagtttcttgggattggtaggctactatcattggttcgtagaggggttctcatctatcgcagcccagatgaccaggttgacccagaagggtacccagttcagatggtcagacgagtgttagatgagctttcagaagctcaagacagctctgactacggcaccgacattggttttgcccacaggatcaggaccttatacagtttattgtgatacatctcgtattgggcttggtgcagtgttaatGCAGGACAACAAAGTCAtagcctatgcttcgaggcagttgaagatttatgagaagaactatccggttcatgatttagagttggcagccattgttcacgcattgaagatttggagacactatctgtatggcgtggcttgtgaggtgttcacggatcacaagagtcttcagtatttgttcaagcaaaggagctaaatttgaggcagaggaggtggatggagttgttgaaggattatgatatcactatcttgtatcacccggggaaggtcaatgtggtggccgatgctttgagtaggaagtcagccagtatgggcagtcttgcttacattccggtcagtgagagactgcttgctttggatgttcaggctttggccaatcagtttgtgaggttggatatttccgagcctagtcgtgtattagcttgcacggtcgctcgttcttctttattggagtatATCCGTAattgacagtatgatgatccccatttgtgtgtccttagagactaggtgcagcgcggaggtgccaagcaggttaccttagatgatgatggagttttgagattgcagggtcgagtatgtgtgcctaatgtggatgggcttcgggagttgatcttagaggaggctcatagctcccggtactctattcatccgggcgccgcaaagatgtatcaggatttgcggcagcattattggtggcgcagaatgaagaaggatattgttgcatatgtggctcggtgtttgaattgtcaacaggttaagtatgagcattagaggcctggtggtttgtttcagaggattgagcttcccgagtggaagtgggagtggatcactatggatttcgttgttggactcccgcagactcagaggaagttcgacgcaggtcattgttgataggctgaccaagtcagtgcttttcattcctgtggcagtctcctattcatccgaggggttagctaagatctatatctgagagattgttcgtcttcatggtgtacccgaaatattctttgtaatacaaagatattccatattcatttcatctatcgtctcaacataatacccatttcggcggatatctataaaactcaacaagtttcttcgggacttggagcagaacaatgcattgtctataataagttttgtttcCTTAGACAAAAATATAGTgactcttccggagccttcaatcaaactcatattaccagaaattgtagaaacatttgttttttccctatgcaaataagaaaagtatttctgatcttgaatatggcatgagttgttccactatcaattacacaaatatcttcatgattgttctttgatccaaacataatttgagaatTATCCAAAttctctgatactttcaaagtaatTTGCTCGAGATGACAAAGTCTCGTAccgataacgtgttataaaataaatattgtaaagtaaataaactgaagacaagtatagagacagattgatatattattcaatttcAAACTTATATACAATGAACtgaaaactcttctatttatcGAAGAAAGAAAGCAATTGCAAAGCAAAAGTAGCTgcaaggcttttcaggaagcataTGCGAGACTTTTCTTGAtctgcttgtaagttgtctgcatgagctgctcaCAACCTGCGTGTTTAATAAGAAGCcgttgcaaatcatttcattgggttgcttgcaacctgcctacatcaactgcttgtagataaatttcAACAGAGTACAAAATGAATAATCTTCTTAAGGAAAAATTATCTATAACGGAATAATAAATGAACatagataatataataatttcaTAACAAAAAGCATGTGGCAGATATTTTACATCGACCTTTTTTTTGTTGCAAAGTACAACTtggcatttttttaaaaatatactaACATCTTTAGAAATACTTCACCTTTTTATATCCTTCTTCTTTCTCCCTCTAAAAAAAATTGATTAgctttttcaaatatatatatcatTATCACAACAAAAGCATGATGCCATTCAGTTCAACGTTCAACCAAACGCCTATGTAAAAATACCCGAATTTCAGTTTATTCTTCGCACAATTTCTTTTGTCAAATTTAAATTCTATTACAAAAAAGAGACGATAAATCCAGATGATatggaaaaaaatacaaaaatgaaatATCGCAAGAATTTTCGATTGTCGCGATGTAGAGGACAGAAGCAAGCCAAGAATGAGCTGGCATAAACTctcaacactcaatccaaacaaagtTTTAGTAGGTCCCACTTCACGTGCCCCCACGCCCCTATAGTTTGTTGACGTTTCGTGAAGCCACGTGGCAATCTGCCAAAAGATCAGAGACACGTGTTCGATCATCTTGAATGGCTAAACTAGGGACCAGCACCAGGTGAATCGACCCCCCGGCCACAAGTCGCGACAAAAGTTTTGAAAGCCCTCTTTAGTTGGCGTGTTCTTTACTTACTAAGAGACAAATCGGTATTCCCGAAATGCCCTTTTCCTTATTTTTGTCGTTGTCCAGGAAACTTACCCATGCCCTACTGTTTCCCGCTGGAAACGTGGCTTCTAGTTAAGAGGAGAACAGCGTACGACCACCATCCCTTTTTTTGAGCGatttatagcttgtttggccacgccctaaaaatcaatttattttaagaaatatttttctcaaaagtatttttggtgagaaatAATTTAAGTTTGGCTAATGAATTTAACAAGTATTtttatgtaataattaatatttggccaagcttttaaaaaaaaaatttaagtgtatttttcttaaaagtatCTTTTTagagagaagctattttttttgcTTCTCCAAAATTGTTTCTGCTTctctttaaaaatattttttttcctttcaaaagttTGATTAATTACCTCAAttgttgaagaaaaaaaaaacttttggccCATAAAAAACTTGATCAAACAGGCCATTACTCAAGTGTGTatggaattttttttaattataagtaatTGAAATAATTATCACTATTTCTTGATATCAAGGATCGGCTTAATAGAAAGTCAAAATGATTTTTTTAACTCCTTTGATTCAAATTGATGTgactactattttttttattaatttattttatttttaattaaaatcttTCTGTTAAATGATAGTAGTAGTTTTAAAAATATATCTTTCTACTTAAATTTTACACCAAAAAATATATCGCATAAATTGAATTGGAGAGAGTAGTAGGCATGGCAAATCCAATAGTTTCGCTATAGGTTTAATTCAACCCATAACTTTTATTCTAGACTTGAATATTTAGTATAAAATTTATTaagattattaaaaaaaattgagctATGAACTCGTAACTCAAACAAAATGATGGATTCAATAGTTGAATCAAAAATCTTGAATTCATAAAATTAAAAGTTGATTCGCCTATAATAATAGGCGATAAGTAGAAAAAGTTATTGTCCTCGTAATATTTAGGTGTGAAATTTGAAATTCTAAACAGCATGTcctcttttatttaaaatatttttcttttttatagaAATAAGTTAAAAAACAATGTGTTCTTGCAGTAATACACAAGTATTTTTAGAtgaaaaaatattagaaaaaacAAAATCACGCAGAAAAAAAAGGAGAGTACGTCAACACTTCAATTTGCAATTAGTAATGGTGGATTAAGAGAAAGTTCTCGAAACTTTAATTTATGATGTCGTAATTCAAGCAACACTATATTACAAGTCAAGTTCAAATATATTGACATTATGACCTttattttccaaagtccaaaaaaaatttccttttattattttaattacgATAAAAGAATAATTAAGGTGGACCATGACTTCCAAGTTCCAAATATCCATAGGGGCATAAATATATTTTCACAAAAAGAAGTTGCAGAGAAAATTTGAGAAAGGAGAGAGAAGAGGGAAGAAGGAAGGACAATTTGGACTTTAGGGAGAGAACCTTATCCATTAAACCCTTTATATAAAGCACATCAAACTCCTTTCACCAGTAAGCCCAAATCTATTTCTATTTTTTCAGAGAGAAATAGACTAAAAGAAAAggtgaaaaaaaaaaacagttttcACGCAATACATACATATGCATTCATAAGAACTGAAGCAAAAACACAGAGAGAGCATACAATCAATGGCGGCATCAAAAAGCTATTTCGCAAGGGCGAACTACAGGTTCCTGTCAAACGACAGGGACATTTCGGTAACTTCAGATACGATGTTTGAGCTTGATGAATCGGACGTGTGGAACTCGTCGGGTCGTTCATCGTCGCCGGAGTTCCGTAAGCCGAGTTCGAGAATTTCTCGGAAGCAGTCTGTATCAAAAAGTGACCGAACCTGTGCTGGAGTAACGACGGCGGCTTCCTTGCCGGTAAACGTGCCGGATTGGTCGAAAATACTGAAGGATGAGTACAGAGAGAATCGGAGAAGTGACAGCGACG is from Nicotiana tabacum cultivar K326 chromosome 18, ASM71507v2, whole genome shotgun sequence and encodes:
- the LOC107788351 gene encoding protein S40-4-like, giving the protein MAASKSYFARANYRFLSNDRDISVTSDTMFELDESDVWNSSGRSSSPEFRKPSSRISRKQSVSKSDRTCAGVTTAASLPVNVPDWSKILKDEYRENRRSDSDDDFDGEDGENRIPPHEFLARQLARTRIASFSVHEGVGRTLKGRDLSRVRNAIFEKTGFQD